In the Centroberyx gerrardi isolate f3 chromosome 9, fCenGer3.hap1.cur.20231027, whole genome shotgun sequence genome, one interval contains:
- the LOC139909347 gene encoding uncharacterized protein LOC139909347 isoform X3, which produces MMPGGGLLPTPNPLASYQMFQMGGTPFGGLGGPNMEQMAAMGMPGPNMNPQALSADFLKLMQSMDPKLNPMAAGLNLNPGMKADASNKEIEEAMKRVREAQSLISAAIEPGNKKDDKRKHSRSRSRSRRRRSRSRSKHRRSKSRSRRRSHSRSRRRSKSPRRRRSHSRDRSRRSRSRDRRKEEKSKKRSKTPPKSYSSARRSRSISRRRRRSRSASRSPKRKLSRSPSPRRHKKEKKKDKEREKDRDRERREDRDRSRDERERSTSKKKKSKDKERDRDRKSDSEKGDVKVTRDYDEEEQGYDSEKEGEEEDDERKSDSDSASSPKAPEELERAEGEMPKKSKLNGDDHHQEDMEMSD; this is translated from the exons ATGATGCCTGGGGGAGGCCTTCTCCCAACACCCAATCCTTTGGCATCA TATCAAATGTTCCAGATGGGAGGGACACCGTTTGGAGGTCTGGGAGGTCCCAACATGGAGCAGATGGCTGCCATGGGAATGCCTGGACCGAACATGAACCCCCAG GCTCTTTCTGCTGACTTCCTGAAGCTCATGCAGTCCATGGACCCCAA ATTGAATCCCATGGCAGCTGGACTGAACTTGAACCCAGGGATGAAGGCCGATGCGTCCAATAAGGAGATTGAGGAAGCCATGAAGAGAGTTCGGGAAGCCCAGTCACTCATTTCTGCAGCTATTGAGCCAGGAA ATAAGAAGGATGACAAGCGTAAACATTCCCGCTCCCGCTCCCGGTCACGACGCAGGAGGTCCAGGTCTCGCTCAAAACACAG ACGATCGAAGAGCAGGTCTCGGCGGAGGTCCCACTCCAGAAGCAGGAGGAGGTCCAAGAGCCCACGGAGGAGGAGGTCCCACTCCCGAGACCGAAGCCGCCGCAGTAGATCTAG ggacaggaggaaggaggagaagtcTAAGAAACGGTCGAAGACGCCTCCCAAGAGCTACAGTAGCGCTAGGAGGTCTCGAAGCATCAGCAG GAGACGCAGGCGAAGCCGCAGCGCATCCCGGTCCCCAAAGAGGAAGCTTTCCAGGTCGCCATCGCCCAGACG CcacaagaaagagaaaaagaaggacaAGGAACGGGAGAAGGaccgggacagagagaggagggaggacagggacCGGAGCCGAGACGAAAGAGAACGCTCCAccagtaagaagaagaagagcaaagacaaggagagagatcGGGACCGCAAGTCTGATAGCGAGAAAGGAGATGTCAAG GTGACGAGGGATTATGACGAGGAGGAGCAGGGTTACGACAgcgaaaaggaaggagaggaggaagacgacgAGAGGAAGAGCGACTCGGACTCTGCCTCGTCCCCCAAAGCCccggaggagctggagagagccGAGGGAGAAATGCCCAAGAAGTCCAAACTAAACGGAGACGATCACCATCAGGAGGACATGGAGATGAGCGACTGA
- the LOC139909347 gene encoding uncharacterized protein LOC139909347 isoform X2 has translation MNSNTNVIQVTNVSPSTTSEQMRTLFGFLGNIEELKLFPPDDSPLPVTSRVCFVKFHESESVGVSQHLTNTVFVDRALIVVPFAEGVIPDESKALSLLAPANAVAGMMPGGGLLPTPNPLASMGGTPFGGLGGPNMEQMAAMGMPGPNMNPQALSADFLKLMQSMDPKLNPMAAGLNLNPGMKADASNKEIEEAMKRVREAQSLISAAIEPGNKKDDKRKHSRSRSRSRRRRSRSRSKHRRSKSRSRRRSHSRSRRRSKSPRRRRSHSRDRSRRSRSRDRRKEEKSKKRSKTPPKSYSSARRSRSISRRRRRSRSASRSPKRKLSRSPSPRRHKKEKKKDKEREKDRDRERREDRDRSRDERERSTSKKKKSKDKERDRDRKSDSEKGDVKVTRDYDEEEQGYDSEKEGEEEDDERKSDSDSASSPKAPEELERAEGEMPKKSKLNGDDHHQEDMEMSD, from the exons ATGAATTCCAACACGAACGTAATTCAGGTGACAAATGTCTCTCCGAGCACCACGTCCGAACAAATGAGAACTCTGTTTGGATTCCTCGGAAATATAGAAGAGCTCAAATTATTTCCACCCGA TGACTCTCCCTTGCCTGTGACTTCACGTGTCTGTTTTGTAAAGTTCCATGAGTCTGAGTCGGTGGGAGTGTCCCAGCACCTGACGAACACCGTCTTTGTGGACAGAGCCTTGATTGTTGTCCCATTCGCTGAAG gAGTTATTCCTGATGAATCTAAAGCTCTGTCGCTGCTAGCTCCAGCCAATGCCGTGGCAGGAATGATGCCTGGGGGAGGCCTTCTCCCAACACCCAATCCTTTGGCATCA ATGGGAGGGACACCGTTTGGAGGTCTGGGAGGTCCCAACATGGAGCAGATGGCTGCCATGGGAATGCCTGGACCGAACATGAACCCCCAG GCTCTTTCTGCTGACTTCCTGAAGCTCATGCAGTCCATGGACCCCAA ATTGAATCCCATGGCAGCTGGACTGAACTTGAACCCAGGGATGAAGGCCGATGCGTCCAATAAGGAGATTGAGGAAGCCATGAAGAGAGTTCGGGAAGCCCAGTCACTCATTTCTGCAGCTATTGAGCCAGGAA ATAAGAAGGATGACAAGCGTAAACATTCCCGCTCCCGCTCCCGGTCACGACGCAGGAGGTCCAGGTCTCGCTCAAAACACAG ACGATCGAAGAGCAGGTCTCGGCGGAGGTCCCACTCCAGAAGCAGGAGGAGGTCCAAGAGCCCACGGAGGAGGAGGTCCCACTCCCGAGACCGAAGCCGCCGCAGTAGATCTAG ggacaggaggaaggaggagaagtcTAAGAAACGGTCGAAGACGCCTCCCAAGAGCTACAGTAGCGCTAGGAGGTCTCGAAGCATCAGCAG GAGACGCAGGCGAAGCCGCAGCGCATCCCGGTCCCCAAAGAGGAAGCTTTCCAGGTCGCCATCGCCCAGACG CcacaagaaagagaaaaagaaggacaAGGAACGGGAGAAGGaccgggacagagagaggagggaggacagggacCGGAGCCGAGACGAAAGAGAACGCTCCAccagtaagaagaagaagagcaaagacaaggagagagatcGGGACCGCAAGTCTGATAGCGAGAAAGGAGATGTCAAG GTGACGAGGGATTATGACGAGGAGGAGCAGGGTTACGACAgcgaaaaggaaggagaggaggaagacgacgAGAGGAAGAGCGACTCGGACTCTGCCTCGTCCCCCAAAGCCccggaggagctggagagagccGAGGGAGAAATGCCCAAGAAGTCCAAACTAAACGGAGACGATCACCATCAGGAGGACATGGAGATGAGCGACTGA
- the LOC139909347 gene encoding uncharacterized protein LOC139909347 isoform X4, with protein sequence MMPGGGLLPTPNPLASMGGTPFGGLGGPNMEQMAAMGMPGPNMNPQALSADFLKLMQSMDPKLNPMAAGLNLNPGMKADASNKEIEEAMKRVREAQSLISAAIEPGNKKDDKRKHSRSRSRSRRRRSRSRSKHRRSKSRSRRRSHSRSRRRSKSPRRRRSHSRDRSRRSRSRDRRKEEKSKKRSKTPPKSYSSARRSRSISRRRRRSRSASRSPKRKLSRSPSPRRHKKEKKKDKEREKDRDRERREDRDRSRDERERSTSKKKKSKDKERDRDRKSDSEKGDVKVTRDYDEEEQGYDSEKEGEEEDDERKSDSDSASSPKAPEELERAEGEMPKKSKLNGDDHHQEDMEMSD encoded by the exons ATGATGCCTGGGGGAGGCCTTCTCCCAACACCCAATCCTTTGGCATCA ATGGGAGGGACACCGTTTGGAGGTCTGGGAGGTCCCAACATGGAGCAGATGGCTGCCATGGGAATGCCTGGACCGAACATGAACCCCCAG GCTCTTTCTGCTGACTTCCTGAAGCTCATGCAGTCCATGGACCCCAA ATTGAATCCCATGGCAGCTGGACTGAACTTGAACCCAGGGATGAAGGCCGATGCGTCCAATAAGGAGATTGAGGAAGCCATGAAGAGAGTTCGGGAAGCCCAGTCACTCATTTCTGCAGCTATTGAGCCAGGAA ATAAGAAGGATGACAAGCGTAAACATTCCCGCTCCCGCTCCCGGTCACGACGCAGGAGGTCCAGGTCTCGCTCAAAACACAG ACGATCGAAGAGCAGGTCTCGGCGGAGGTCCCACTCCAGAAGCAGGAGGAGGTCCAAGAGCCCACGGAGGAGGAGGTCCCACTCCCGAGACCGAAGCCGCCGCAGTAGATCTAG ggacaggaggaaggaggagaagtcTAAGAAACGGTCGAAGACGCCTCCCAAGAGCTACAGTAGCGCTAGGAGGTCTCGAAGCATCAGCAG GAGACGCAGGCGAAGCCGCAGCGCATCCCGGTCCCCAAAGAGGAAGCTTTCCAGGTCGCCATCGCCCAGACG CcacaagaaagagaaaaagaaggacaAGGAACGGGAGAAGGaccgggacagagagaggagggaggacagggacCGGAGCCGAGACGAAAGAGAACGCTCCAccagtaagaagaagaagagcaaagacaaggagagagatcGGGACCGCAAGTCTGATAGCGAGAAAGGAGATGTCAAG GTGACGAGGGATTATGACGAGGAGGAGCAGGGTTACGACAgcgaaaaggaaggagaggaggaagacgacgAGAGGAAGAGCGACTCGGACTCTGCCTCGTCCCCCAAAGCCccggaggagctggagagagccGAGGGAGAAATGCCCAAGAAGTCCAAACTAAACGGAGACGATCACCATCAGGAGGACATGGAGATGAGCGACTGA
- the LOC139909347 gene encoding uncharacterized protein LOC139909347 isoform X1 has protein sequence MNSNTNVIQVTNVSPSTTSEQMRTLFGFLGNIEELKLFPPDDSPLPVTSRVCFVKFHESESVGVSQHLTNTVFVDRALIVVPFAEGVIPDESKALSLLAPANAVAGMMPGGGLLPTPNPLASYQMFQMGGTPFGGLGGPNMEQMAAMGMPGPNMNPQALSADFLKLMQSMDPKLNPMAAGLNLNPGMKADASNKEIEEAMKRVREAQSLISAAIEPGNKKDDKRKHSRSRSRSRRRRSRSRSKHRRSKSRSRRRSHSRSRRRSKSPRRRRSHSRDRSRRSRSRDRRKEEKSKKRSKTPPKSYSSARRSRSISRRRRRSRSASRSPKRKLSRSPSPRRHKKEKKKDKEREKDRDRERREDRDRSRDERERSTSKKKKSKDKERDRDRKSDSEKGDVKVTRDYDEEEQGYDSEKEGEEEDDERKSDSDSASSPKAPEELERAEGEMPKKSKLNGDDHHQEDMEMSD, from the exons ATGAATTCCAACACGAACGTAATTCAGGTGACAAATGTCTCTCCGAGCACCACGTCCGAACAAATGAGAACTCTGTTTGGATTCCTCGGAAATATAGAAGAGCTCAAATTATTTCCACCCGA TGACTCTCCCTTGCCTGTGACTTCACGTGTCTGTTTTGTAAAGTTCCATGAGTCTGAGTCGGTGGGAGTGTCCCAGCACCTGACGAACACCGTCTTTGTGGACAGAGCCTTGATTGTTGTCCCATTCGCTGAAG gAGTTATTCCTGATGAATCTAAAGCTCTGTCGCTGCTAGCTCCAGCCAATGCCGTGGCAGGAATGATGCCTGGGGGAGGCCTTCTCCCAACACCCAATCCTTTGGCATCA TATCAAATGTTCCAGATGGGAGGGACACCGTTTGGAGGTCTGGGAGGTCCCAACATGGAGCAGATGGCTGCCATGGGAATGCCTGGACCGAACATGAACCCCCAG GCTCTTTCTGCTGACTTCCTGAAGCTCATGCAGTCCATGGACCCCAA ATTGAATCCCATGGCAGCTGGACTGAACTTGAACCCAGGGATGAAGGCCGATGCGTCCAATAAGGAGATTGAGGAAGCCATGAAGAGAGTTCGGGAAGCCCAGTCACTCATTTCTGCAGCTATTGAGCCAGGAA ATAAGAAGGATGACAAGCGTAAACATTCCCGCTCCCGCTCCCGGTCACGACGCAGGAGGTCCAGGTCTCGCTCAAAACACAG ACGATCGAAGAGCAGGTCTCGGCGGAGGTCCCACTCCAGAAGCAGGAGGAGGTCCAAGAGCCCACGGAGGAGGAGGTCCCACTCCCGAGACCGAAGCCGCCGCAGTAGATCTAG ggacaggaggaaggaggagaagtcTAAGAAACGGTCGAAGACGCCTCCCAAGAGCTACAGTAGCGCTAGGAGGTCTCGAAGCATCAGCAG GAGACGCAGGCGAAGCCGCAGCGCATCCCGGTCCCCAAAGAGGAAGCTTTCCAGGTCGCCATCGCCCAGACG CcacaagaaagagaaaaagaaggacaAGGAACGGGAGAAGGaccgggacagagagaggagggaggacagggacCGGAGCCGAGACGAAAGAGAACGCTCCAccagtaagaagaagaagagcaaagacaaggagagagatcGGGACCGCAAGTCTGATAGCGAGAAAGGAGATGTCAAG GTGACGAGGGATTATGACGAGGAGGAGCAGGGTTACGACAgcgaaaaggaaggagaggaggaagacgacgAGAGGAAGAGCGACTCGGACTCTGCCTCGTCCCCCAAAGCCccggaggagctggagagagccGAGGGAGAAATGCCCAAGAAGTCCAAACTAAACGGAGACGATCACCATCAGGAGGACATGGAGATGAGCGACTGA